The Oscillatoria acuminata PCC 6304 genomic interval TGATAAAAACAGGGCAAAAATTGCTCATTACCCTTTCTGTCTAAAAAATGAGGCACTCAGGTTTATGGAAAATTATCTGAATTTAATGCTGGGATTACCTGAAGTTACGGTTGCCAAAGTTTTGACCGAAGAAAATGAAGTTTACCTTAACATTAAATTGACCAATTTAGGGACAAATTGTCCAAAATGCCAGGGCTATACCACCGAAATCAATCAAAACCGTCCGATGATAGTACGAGACCTTTCCTGTTTTGATAAATTTACTTATTTGCTAGTGCCACGACGGCAATTTTATTGCCGTTGTTGTCAAAAATATTTCACAGAAAACCTGTCATGGATAGACTGGAAAAGGCGACATACTTTGCGATATGAAATCAATATTTTTGAGCGCGTAGTTTCATCAAGCATAGCTCAAGTTGCCTCGACTGAAGGGCTGTCTTATGATGAAACTGAAGGGATATTTAATCAAATTGCTAAAAAGCAAGAAGATCAGCATTGGCTCGAAGCTACTCGGATAAGTCTTGATGAAATTGCCATGCATAAAGGGCATCAAGATTATAAAGCAGTAATCTGCGACCTAGATAAAAAAAAGCTAATAGAAGTTGTTGATGGAAGGACCCAAGATTGTTTGATAGAAAGGCTTTCTGAACTTCCGATTAAAGTAAAAAAAGCGGTAAAAGAAGTGAGTGTTGATATGTGGCATGGCTTTCCAAAAGTTATTAAAGAAATTTTTCCAAATGCTCAAATTGTGACTGACAGATTTCATGTAATGAAACTTCTGATTGAAGAATTGAAAAAAATTGCTAAATCTTCTGGTGTTAACGAAAAGAATAAACTTTCTCTTATTTTGAGAAACAAAATTGATTTAAAAGATTCTGAACGGGATGAATTAGAAAACCTGTTATCTAAATCTAAGCGTTTGAAGGCAGCTTACGAATATAAAGAGGAATTCCGAAACATTTATGAAACGAGTCAAAGTGTTTCAGAAGGCGAAAAGCGTTTTCAAGAATGGTTAAAGAAAGCTCGCCAAGTATATGGGAAAGTTATTAATACTATTTCCGAGCATTTATCAACGATTTGCAATTATTTTATTAGTCATGCTAGTAGTGGTGTTATGGAGGGAATTAACAACAAAATAAAACTCGTAAAGCGACAAGGATATGGATTTAGAAATTTTGAAAACTTTCGGTTACGTCTTTTAGCAGCTTTTTCATCATAGTCATTATTAAATTAAAGAGGGAGCCACTCAAAAATGTTTAAATATCCACCAGATGATTAGAAAAACTTATCACCAGAAAGTCTGAAGAGCCTTCTACGCGCTATTGTTCGAGGGTAAATACCGTGGAACAGTTATTAATTGAAGTTTTAACCTTTTTCATTACCTCTACCTGTAGTCTTGTTGTAAATTTAAAAACATTATTATTGTTTATTCAGGATGTTTTTATTAATCTTCCTAAGATTATTGTTTGGGCACCGACTGAAGCTCTATATAGTGTCATTGCTTTTCTTCCTAGTACCCACCCAGAAGACACGATATCATCCAGACTATCTATTATTGCCTCCGAACATCCTATTTTTGCAGCTTCTGTTGGTTCGGCTGCTCCTTACCTTTCAGCGGGAATTGCTTCGGCTTTATCCATTATTGCTGTTAAAAGATATTTCTTGAGAATGTAATATGATTATAGGATTTGTGGGTGAGATTGGTTCGGGTAAATCCTTATTGATGACTGCAACAGCTTTGGCTTATGCCGAAAAGCGTAAAATGCGCTTAGTTTTTAATTACCCTATCCATCTGGACGCCCTCCACGAATACTGTATTATTAAGAATTATCCTTATATAATCCGATTAATTAATTCAGGTAATATCATCTTTACCCCCATCAACTCTCCTCAAGACCTTGAGAAATCTCTCTCTATTCGCAACGCTATCCGATGTTATGATGAATTAGGCGTTTTCCTTAATTCTCGTTCATGGCGCAATCATTCCATTTCTCTCCTTGCTGCGTTTCGTCAGAGTCGGAAAATGGGCGGTGATGTTTATTTCGCTTCTCAGACTATTGATGAGCTTGATTGTCAGTTTTCTGACCTTATTCAAATGGTTTATTATTGTAAGGGTAAATCTGATTATGATGAGAAGTTAAGAAATTACTCACTGAAGCGTCAAAAATGGTATTTTTTTGATTGGGTAACGTTTAAGTTGTGGATGAATACCCCCAAAGCTAAATTGAACCCAATTAAGACTCGATTTGCTTATGCTAAGGCTTCGGGGAATTCTGGCAATACCATTGCTATCAATACTCTATTTAGAACTTATGATAGCTTTGCTCGATTGGATGAGTTTGAATTGGGTCAGGAGTTGCCGAAGTATTCTAAGGGTCAGTATTTCTTATTAAAAGATGAACCCTTTGATTTGCCTCTAGTTGAATTAGATTATGATGGAATGACTTTACAGCAACGGAAGAGCTATTTTTCTGCGGGCATTTCTAACGAATCTTTTTACCCTACTCGTTGGTATGTGGCTTTTGGTTCCTATCCTGTCTATAAAATGAATTTCTCGCTGTTTGTTTATCGGTTGTTGGCTAATATGTTAGATTCTACCAAGCGACATCAATGGGAAAAAATTTGTACTACTATTATGGAACTTGAGCAAATTTGGTTGCAGCTACCAAAATCAG includes:
- a CDS encoding ISL3 family transposase, with the translated sequence MENYLNLMLGLPEVTVAKVLTEENEVYLNIKLTNLGTNCPKCQGYTTEINQNRPMIVRDLSCFDKFTYLLVPRRQFYCRCCQKYFTENLSWIDWKRRHTLRYEINIFERVVSSSIAQVASTEGLSYDETEGIFNQIAKKQEDQHWLEATRISLDEIAMHKGHQDYKAVICDLDKKKLIEVVDGRTQDCLIERLSELPIKVKKAVKEVSVDMWHGFPKVIKEIFPNAQIVTDRFHVMKLLIEELKKIAKSSGVNEKNKLSLILRNKIDLKDSERDELENLLSKSKRLKAAYEYKEEFRNIYETSQSVSEGEKRFQEWLKKARQVYGKVINTISEHLSTICNYFISHASSGVMEGINNKIKLVKRQGYGFRNFENFRLRLLAAFSS
- a CDS encoding zonular occludens toxin domain-containing protein; the encoded protein is MIIGFVGEIGSGKSLLMTATALAYAEKRKMRLVFNYPIHLDALHEYCIIKNYPYIIRLINSGNIIFTPINSPQDLEKSLSIRNAIRCYDELGVFLNSRSWRNHSISLLAAFRQSRKMGGDVYFASQTIDELDCQFSDLIQMVYYCKGKSDYDEKLRNYSLKRQKWYFFDWVTFKLWMNTPKAKLNPIKTRFAYAKASGNSGNTIAINTLFRTYDSFARLDEFELGQELPKYSKGQYFLLKDEPFDLPLVELDYDGMTLQQRKSYFSAGISNESFYPTRWYVAFGSYPVYKMNFSLFVYRLLANMLDSTKRHQWEKICTTIMELEQIWLQLPKSGRWVLKMLPFLMLWGIIL